Proteins found in one Brachyspira murdochii DSM 12563 genomic segment:
- the ptsP gene encoding phosphoenolpyruvate--protein phosphotransferase yields the protein MEKRISGIGVSPGIAIGKVYLLLKKDIVVSKCPCANVAEEQKKLLEARNKTKEQLLKIRETTAKKVSEEKAAIFDAHITLLEDEDLLEEVNNIIADDKVCAEYALSQGIEVYTKILSEVEDEYLRERAGDLADISDRWIRNIQGEEITDVSNLPKDSVVVARDLTPSDTANLDLDNTLGFITEIGGRTSHTSIMARSLEIPAVVGIGEILKDLENNQTIIINGNTGAVIIDPSKESIDECLKLKDEFDKKRALLKEYAHKDAVSKDGTKIRVYANIGSPADLGGVLKNGADGIGLYRTEFLFMENTDFPTEEEQFKAYKEVAVAMSGHTVTIRTMDIGGDKYLPYLEMPKEENPALGWRALRICLDKTSIIRTQFRALLRASAFGKIKVMLPMIVSLEELRKAKSIFNECKLELVKENIAFNEALELGMMIETPSVVFRAEAFAREADFFSIGTNDLTQYTLAADRGNEKIASICDPYNPSVLIAIKMAIDGAHANGIIISMCGELAGDLLAVPLLFGLGLDVFSMSAISIPEVKKMIISLDKTECQMLAKRVLTLDTADEVKAELLRFLEIHEKGETISY from the coding sequence ATGGAAAAAAGAATTAGTGGAATTGGGGTTTCCCCCGGTATAGCTATAGGAAAAGTATATCTGCTTCTTAAGAAGGATATTGTAGTATCTAAATGTCCTTGTGCAAATGTAGCTGAGGAGCAAAAGAAATTATTAGAAGCTAGAAATAAAACAAAAGAACAGCTTCTAAAAATTAGAGAAACAACAGCAAAAAAAGTTTCAGAGGAAAAGGCAGCAATTTTTGATGCTCATATAACTTTGCTTGAAGATGAAGATTTACTTGAAGAAGTTAATAATATTATTGCTGATGATAAGGTTTGTGCTGAGTATGCTTTATCTCAAGGTATAGAAGTTTACACTAAAATTTTAAGTGAAGTTGAAGATGAATATTTAAGAGAGCGTGCCGGAGATCTTGCCGATATTTCTGACAGATGGATAAGAAATATTCAGGGGGAAGAAATTACTGATGTTTCTAATCTTCCAAAGGACTCGGTAGTTGTTGCCAGAGATTTAACCCCTTCAGATACTGCAAATTTGGATTTGGATAATACTTTAGGTTTTATTACCGAAATAGGCGGACGTACTTCGCATACTTCTATAATGGCTAGATCTTTAGAGATTCCTGCTGTAGTTGGTATTGGAGAAATTCTAAAAGATTTAGAAAACAATCAAACTATTATCATTAATGGAAATACAGGAGCTGTTATTATAGATCCTTCCAAAGAATCTATAGATGAATGTTTAAAATTAAAAGATGAATTTGATAAAAAAAGAGCTTTATTGAAAGAATATGCTCATAAAGATGCTGTATCTAAAGACGGAACAAAAATAAGAGTATATGCTAATATAGGTTCACCTGCAGATTTAGGCGGAGTTTTAAAAAATGGTGCTGATGGCATAGGTCTTTACAGAACTGAGTTTCTTTTTATGGAAAATACTGATTTTCCTACAGAAGAGGAGCAGTTTAAGGCTTATAAAGAAGTAGCCGTTGCTATGAGCGGACATACTGTTACTATACGTACTATGGATATTGGAGGCGATAAGTATCTGCCTTATTTAGAAATGCCTAAAGAAGAGAATCCGGCATTAGGCTGGCGAGCTTTAAGAATATGCTTAGATAAAACTTCTATTATAAGAACTCAATTCAGAGCTTTGCTTAGAGCTTCTGCTTTTGGTAAAATAAAAGTAATGCTTCCTATGATAGTTTCTTTGGAAGAACTCAGAAAAGCTAAGTCTATATTTAATGAATGCAAACTTGAGCTGGTTAAAGAAAATATTGCTTTTAATGAGGCATTGGAACTTGGCATGATGATAGAAACGCCTTCTGTTGTATTCAGAGCAGAGGCTTTTGCAAGAGAGGCAGATTTCTTCTCCATAGGTACTAATGATTTAACTCAATATACTTTGGCAGCAGACAGAGGAAATGAAAAAATAGCTAGTATATGCGATCCTTATAATCCTTCAGTACTTATAGCTATAAAAATGGCTATAGATGGGGCTCATGCTAATGGTATTATTATTTCTATGTGTGGGGAATTAGCAGGGGATTTACTTGCTGTACCTTTGTTGTTTGGATTAGGTTTAGATGTATTTTCTATGTCGGCTATATCAATACCTGAAGTTAAGAAAATGATTATATCTTTAGATAAGACTGAATGTCAGATGCTTGCTAAAAGAGTTCTTACTTTGGATACTGCTGATGAGGTAAAGGCAGAATTATTAAGATTTTTAGAAATACATGAGAAAGGCGAGACAATAAGCTATTAA
- a CDS encoding CCA tRNA nucleotidyltransferase: MKKIFTDIPHPIKEIARILHIEGFQCFLVGGAVRDAVMGITPHEYDITTDAKPEDVQRIFKYTVPTGIKHGTILVIIEDMHVEITTFRSDGNYSDGRHPDNVEYASSIEDDLPRRDLTINAMAYNVLDGTLIDMFDGMKDIKRKIVKSVGDPYERFREDGLRIMRAIRFAAKLNFEIEKETFEAITHSTGMLASIAAERIREEFNGILLSSNPFRGLELLRKTGVLSLILPELMQGYGVAQNKFHKYDVYYHILHTIQSVEPLETEELTLLVRLAALFHDIAKPMVQKKVSKQDDPVYYNHEVVGAKVAKNVMKRLKYSNSEIDFVTLLVRQHMFYYQDEWTDGAVRRFMRAIGVENIKPLLRLREADRLGSGHRKDKESKAIPKLLARIDKIIEEENAITVKDLKIDGNDLINEFHLKPSPLIGKILNYLLDLILDEPELNNREFLLEKTRNFLESNNIKDEA, encoded by the coding sequence GTGAAGAAAATATTTACAGATATACCGCATCCGATAAAAGAAATAGCAAGGATACTGCATATAGAGGGCTTTCAATGTTTTTTGGTTGGAGGTGCTGTAAGAGATGCTGTAATGGGTATTACTCCGCATGAATACGATATCACTACAGATGCCAAGCCTGAAGATGTGCAAAGAATATTTAAATATACAGTTCCTACTGGTATAAAACATGGTACTATACTTGTTATTATAGAGGATATGCATGTTGAAATAACCACTTTTAGAAGCGATGGTAATTATAGCGATGGAAGGCACCCAGACAATGTAGAATATGCTTCAAGTATAGAAGATGATTTACCAAGAAGAGATTTAACTATAAATGCGATGGCATATAATGTTTTGGACGGCACTCTCATAGATATGTTTGACGGTATGAAAGACATTAAGCGTAAAATAGTAAAATCTGTAGGCGATCCTTATGAGAGATTCAGAGAAGATGGTCTTAGGATAATGCGTGCTATAAGGTTTGCCGCTAAATTAAATTTTGAAATAGAAAAAGAAACATTTGAGGCTATAACACATTCTACAGGTATGCTTGCATCTATTGCAGCTGAACGTATACGTGAAGAGTTTAATGGGATATTATTATCTTCAAATCCTTTCAGAGGCTTAGAGCTTTTAAGAAAAACAGGGGTTTTATCATTAATACTTCCAGAGCTTATGCAAGGATACGGAGTTGCTCAGAATAAATTTCATAAATACGATGTTTATTATCATATACTTCATACCATACAGTCTGTAGAGCCTTTAGAAACTGAAGAATTAACTTTATTAGTAAGGCTTGCTGCACTTTTTCATGATATAGCCAAACCTATGGTTCAGAAAAAAGTATCAAAACAAGATGATCCTGTTTATTATAATCATGAGGTTGTTGGTGCAAAAGTAGCTAAAAATGTAATGAAGAGATTAAAATATTCTAATTCTGAGATAGATTTTGTAACGCTTTTAGTTAGGCAGCATATGTTTTATTATCAGGACGAGTGGACAGACGGAGCAGTTAGAAGATTTATGCGGGCTATTGGTGTTGAAAATATTAAGCCGCTTTTAAGATTGAGAGAAGCTGACAGACTTGGAAGCGGACATAGAAAAGATAAAGAAAGTAAGGCTATACCTAAACTTTTGGCTAGAATTGATAAGATAATTGAAGAAGAAAATGCTATAACAGTAAAAGATTTAAAAATAGACGGTAATGATTTGATTAATGAATTTCATCTAAAGCCCAGCCCTTTGATAGGTAAGATATTAAATTATTTGCTTGATTTAATATTAGATGAGCCTGAATTAAATAACAGAGAATTTTTACTTGAAAAAACTAGAAATTTTTTAGAAAGCAATAATATAAAGGACGAGGCTTGA
- a CDS encoding efflux RND transporter permease subunit codes for MRNFIELVVKRPVAVFMCMIAVLILGFVSLSKLAVDFLPDMELPYITVRTEYENAGPEEVEKSVTRIVENAVATVSDINTITSTSQEGESSVFIEFNWGTDLAVATADIREAIDGVKNSLPDDADSPTVFKFSTDMMPVMEIAFFGTDNLGALYTLIDNQILNKIEQASGVARAEIRGGLQTEMKVDLVLNRLHAYGIDINTIVSLLSSENQNLSGGETYEGVYKYTLRTMGEFTTVEDIENTVVALKTNDTPIKLKDIGRVYQGYSDDSEIVKINGMPAISVSVNKESGGNTVNVSKAVQKQLANLTLPEGVEYEILFNNADNVNESINGVLDTAWQGGLFAVIILMLYLWNIKTVSIIAISIPISIIITFTLMYFMGITLNIISLSGLVLGIGMMVDNSIVVLENIFYYRNNGYGKYSSAINGTSSVALAISASTLTTIAVFLPFLFVEGQTGQLFRDLCITVTVSMIGSLFVALTIVPMLGARLVTNKKTKFLIPIENFVNKNFHNRVNNLYSSVLHYSIKNKKKVLISSLSVVFVIIALGLTFIGKEGFPTSDEGQFKIDVEMPVGTKSEQTQSFVTRMESDIQNLIGEDFDRMQSRVQSGSDENKAEIRVQLRDKSEGRKKSVDEYIEFTRNALVSYPAQINIAAITSSAINSGGRDGGTGGNEIEIELVGDDLDKATEIANNIIAAISDIEGIREPRLTRDDSNPELKIYVNREIAAKMGINVNTIANIVKTSFAGTTATTMTPANSDVTDIDVNVQLGEPDRLNIDDISRLMIPTTSGIVPISSIATVEKSYGPTEIERKDSTRITTIKASGYNRALSEIMTDVQEKIKQEVFIPSGFNINYTGDFEDMNDAFLQLLQALILALVLVYAIMASQFESFIAPFVIALAIPFGFAGSLIALFIGRQTLSVYSGIGFIVLIGIVVNNGIVLIDYMNQLMHEKNISGDEAALESGPRRLRPVLMTTLTTILGLLPMALSGGSGNEMYQPLSLAILGGLLLSTAFTLVIVPTVYAAIRNKIPLKDYEQKDLESRDDFSNYDTINATGK; via the coding sequence ATGAGAAATTTTATAGAATTGGTAGTAAAAAGACCCGTAGCGGTTTTTATGTGTATGATAGCAGTATTAATATTAGGCTTTGTAAGTTTAAGTAAATTAGCAGTAGATTTTTTACCAGATATGGAGCTTCCTTATATAACTGTAAGAACAGAATATGAGAATGCAGGACCTGAAGAGGTGGAGAAATCTGTAACTAGGATTGTAGAAAATGCAGTGGCTACAGTAAGCGATATTAATACAATAACTTCTACTTCACAAGAGGGGGAGTCAAGCGTATTTATAGAGTTTAACTGGGGCACGGATTTAGCTGTTGCTACTGCAGATATAAGAGAAGCAATAGACGGAGTAAAAAATTCGCTTCCAGATGATGCCGACAGCCCTACAGTATTTAAATTCTCTACCGATATGATGCCAGTTATGGAAATAGCATTCTTTGGAACGGATAATTTGGGAGCATTGTATACTTTAATAGATAATCAGATATTAAATAAAATAGAGCAGGCTTCAGGAGTAGCAAGGGCAGAGATTAGAGGCGGACTTCAAACTGAGATGAAAGTAGACTTGGTTTTAAATAGACTTCATGCCTACGGAATAGATATTAATACAATAGTCTCTCTTCTTTCAAGTGAGAATCAAAACCTATCAGGAGGAGAAACTTATGAGGGGGTTTATAAATATACTTTAAGAACTATGGGAGAGTTTACCACAGTAGAAGATATAGAAAATACTGTTGTAGCATTAAAAACAAATGATACACCCATAAAATTAAAAGATATAGGCAGAGTTTATCAGGGATACAGTGATGATTCTGAGATAGTAAAGATTAACGGTATGCCTGCAATATCCGTATCTGTCAATAAAGAGTCTGGAGGAAATACTGTTAATGTATCTAAAGCAGTTCAAAAACAGCTTGCAAATCTTACTCTTCCAGAGGGCGTAGAATATGAGATACTTTTTAATAATGCAGACAATGTAAATGAATCTATAAACGGAGTTCTTGATACTGCTTGGCAGGGCGGATTATTTGCCGTTATTATATTAATGCTTTATCTATGGAATATAAAAACAGTTTCTATAATAGCGATTTCTATACCTATATCAATAATAATCACATTTACATTAATGTATTTTATGGGTATTACTTTAAATATTATTTCATTATCAGGACTTGTTTTGGGTATAGGTATGATGGTTGATAACTCAATAGTAGTTTTAGAAAATATATTTTATTATAGAAATAATGGATATGGAAAATATTCTTCAGCTATAAACGGTACTTCTTCTGTGGCACTTGCAATATCAGCTTCCACTCTTACAACTATAGCGGTATTTTTGCCTTTTCTTTTTGTTGAAGGACAGACTGGACAATTATTTAGAGATTTATGTATTACAGTTACAGTTTCTATGATAGGTTCATTATTTGTAGCTCTTACAATAGTTCCTATGCTTGGAGCTAGACTTGTAACGAATAAAAAAACTAAGTTCTTAATACCTATAGAAAATTTTGTTAATAAAAACTTTCATAATAGAGTTAATAATTTATATTCCAGCGTGCTTCATTATTCTATAAAAAATAAAAAGAAAGTATTAATTTCTTCATTGTCTGTTGTATTTGTAATAATAGCATTAGGTTTAACTTTTATAGGTAAGGAGGGATTTCCTACTTCAGATGAAGGTCAGTTTAAGATAGATGTAGAAATGCCGGTTGGTACAAAATCAGAGCAGACACAATCATTTGTTACTAGAATGGAAAGCGATATACAAAATCTCATAGGAGAAGATTTTGACAGAATGCAGTCAAGAGTACAATCAGGTTCTGATGAAAATAAAGCAGAAATAAGAGTACAGTTAAGAGATAAAAGCGAGGGAAGAAAAAAATCGGTTGATGAATATATAGAGTTTACAAGAAATGCTTTGGTTTCTTATCCTGCACAGATTAATATAGCAGCTATAACAAGTTCAGCAATAAATAGCGGAGGAAGAGACGGAGGAACAGGCGGAAATGAAATAGAGATAGAACTTGTAGGCGATGATTTGGATAAAGCTACAGAAATAGCCAATAATATAATAGCTGCAATATCGGATATAGAAGGTATAAGAGAACCAAGACTTACCAGAGATGATTCCAATCCGGAACTTAAAATATATGTTAATAGAGAAATAGCTGCCAAAATGGGTATCAATGTAAACACTATAGCAAATATTGTTAAAACAAGTTTTGCAGGTACTACTGCTACAACTATGACTCCAGCCAATTCTGATGTTACAGATATAGATGTTAATGTTCAGTTGGGCGAGCCAGACAGATTAAATATAGACGATATATCAAGACTTATGATACCTACTACAAGCGGTATAGTTCCTATATCTTCTATAGCTACTGTTGAAAAAAGTTACGGACCTACAGAAATAGAGAGAAAAGACAGCACTAGAATAACTACCATAAAAGCCTCTGGATATAACAGAGCTTTAAGTGAAATAATGACAGATGTGCAGGAAAAAATAAAACAGGAAGTATTTATTCCTTCAGGATTTAATATTAATTATACAGGCGATTTTGAAGATATGAATGATGCTTTCTTACAGCTTCTTCAGGCTTTGATATTGGCACTTGTATTAGTTTATGCTATAATGGCTAGTCAGTTTGAATCTTTCATAGCACCTTTTGTTATAGCACTTGCAATTCCTTTTGGCTTTGCAGGTTCTTTAATAGCACTTTTTATAGGACGTCAAACTTTAAGTGTATACAGCGGCATAGGATTTATTGTACTAATAGGTATTGTAGTAAATAATGGTATTGTGCTTATAGACTATATGAATCAGCTTATGCATGAAAAAAATATAAGCGGAGATGAAGCTGCATTGGAGTCTGGACCTAGGCGTTTAAGACCAGTACTTATGACAACGCTCACTACTATATTAGGACTTTTACCTATGGCATTATCAGGCGGAAGCGGAAACGAAATGTATCAGCCTTTATCTTTGGCTATACTTGGAGGGCTTTTATTATCAACAGCATTTACCCTTGTTATAGTGCCTACAGTTTATGCTGCTATAAGAAATAAAATACCTCTTAAAGACTATGAGCAGAAAGATTTGGAAAGCAGAGATGATTTTTCAAATTATGATACTATAAATGCAACTGGTAAGTGA
- a CDS encoding type III pantothenate kinase, which yields MYLLADIGNTRVKLAIFENNNNAPIYYKAIEHSNALDLVNALDEIKNNYSNIKNVFYSSVSLKVNDLFEDSVEDCFDINPYRVTHNDIKLKDNLYEPKDSVGIDRILSTYASICLDGYDDNNKYASIVIDMGTATTVSVMLSDFTFLGGMIIAGTKTSYQALSNITSLPYYEIGPISSIPNPINNNVKDAIMSGAIYNTIGTVNYAVLEAKKYIKSKYNIKSKIFLTGGISNLKLLKCKVYPFLVLQGIYFNMIYNK from the coding sequence ATGTACTTGCTTGCTGATATTGGAAATACAAGAGTTAAGTTAGCAATATTTGAAAATAATAATAATGCTCCAATATATTATAAAGCCATAGAGCATAGTAATGCTTTGGATTTGGTAAATGCACTAGATGAAATAAAAAATAATTACAGCAATATAAAAAATGTATTTTACAGCAGTGTATCGCTAAAAGTAAATGACCTGTTTGAGGACAGTGTAGAGGATTGTTTTGATATTAATCCTTATAGAGTTACTCACAATGATATAAAACTTAAAGATAATTTATATGAACCTAAAGATTCTGTAGGTATAGATAGAATCTTATCAACTTATGCTTCTATATGTCTTGATGGGTATGATGATAATAATAAATATGCTTCTATAGTTATAGATATGGGTACAGCAACAACAGTAAGTGTTATGCTTTCAGATTTTACATTCTTAGGCGGTATGATAATAGCAGGAACAAAAACCAGTTATCAGGCACTTTCAAATATTACTTCTCTTCCTTATTATGAAATAGGACCTATATCGTCAATACCAAATCCGATAAACAATAATGTAAAAGATGCTATTATGTCCGGAGCTATATATAATACTATAGGAACTGTTAATTATGCTGTATTAGAAGCAAAAAAATATATAAAATCTAAATACAATATAAAATCAAAAATATTTCTTACAGGCGGTATATCAAATTTAAAACTTTTAAAATGCAAAGTTTATCCTTTTTTAGTACTTCAGGGAATTTATTTTAATATGATATACAACAAATAG
- a CDS encoding HPr family phosphocarrier protein, giving the protein MTTGKVTIQNDTGLHARPGNEFVTFIKTLQNCKIEIENEAGKRVNASSLLKVLSLGVKKDSVLTIYCDGENEQENLKKIEEFLANLKD; this is encoded by the coding sequence ATGACTACAGGTAAAGTTACTATACAAAATGATACAGGACTTCATGCTAGACCTGGTAATGAATTTGTTACATTTATAAAAACATTACAAAATTGTAAAATAGAAATAGAAAATGAAGCAGGAAAAAGAGTAAATGCTTCATCTCTTTTAAAAGTTTTGTCTTTAGGGGTAAAAAAAGATTCAGTACTTACTATTTATTGCGATGGTGAAAATGAACAAGAAAATCTAAAAAAAATAGAAGAGTTTCTTGCTAATTTAAAAGATTAA